In Pseudomonas sp. p1(2021b), the genomic window CCGGGCACGTCAATTCGCCCTAGCCATGGGCAAGCGAGCCAAGACTGACCCTATCGATGCACGGATGCTAGCCTTATTTGCCTCCGCCTTGGAGGACAAGCATTTCGTTGTACCTGACGAGGCTCGCGAGCACCTGACCGAACTGGTCAATCAGCGCGATAGCTGGTCCAGCAACGCGATGACAATCGTCGCCGCATCAAGCAGGCCTCGCTGCCTGTTGTGCTGGAGCACTATAAAACGCTCGAATCGACATTACGCGTCTTGATCAAGGCATGCGATGAACAGATCGCTGAGCAGAGTCGCCGTGTCGATGCAGACCTATTCGAACGCTTGAGCGAGATCAAGGGTGTGGGCAACGTCACCATTGCCAGTCTGTTCTGCTATCTGCCGGAACTGGGTGATCTGAACCGTGCGCAAGTAGCTGCCCTGGCGGGTGTGGCGCCCTACAACAACGACAGTGGGACCAAAAACGGAAAGCGCCATGTCTACGGCGGCCGGGCGAAACTGCGTCGTGCGGCCTACATGTGCACCTTGGTGATGGCACGCGTGAATCCAGATTTTAAAGCGCGATGGGCCCGGCTGCGCGCGAGCGGTAAGCCAGCAAAAGTAGCGCTGGTGGCATGCATGCGCGTGCTGCTGGTGAGGCTCAATGCCATGGTGCGTGATGGAACGCCATGGCGTGATCAGCCTGTCTGAAGGCACATCGGGTAGGCAGACTGGTGTCTGCCTACCGCTGATACGTGCATTGGTCGGGTGGAAGTGAAAGACAGTTGGCTCCTACAGGTACGCACAAACCTCAAGGGCTGTGGAGATCCTGTGGGAGCGGGCTTGTCCCGCGATGAGGCCGGGGCAGGAAAACTTAGACTGTCCTGGCGACACGCCCCGCCATCAGCGCCCAGCCCAGCAACAGGGCACAGACGATAGCCAGCGGCCACGAGCGCCATTGCAGGTAGGGGGTCAGCTGTTGCATCGGCACCACTTCCCCATAGAGGACCGCCTGCTGGAATTGCGGAATCTGCGCGGTGATCCTGCCGAACGGGTCGATCAGCGCGGTCACGCCGTTGTTGGTGGCGCGGATCATCCAGCGGCCTGCTTCCAGGGCACGCATCTGGGCCATCTGCAGGTGTTGCAGCGGGCCGATCGAGGTGCCGAACCAGGTGTCGTTGCTGATGGTCAGCAATAGGTCGCTGCGTGCGGCCAAGCCCGCGGCGAACTCCGGGTACACCACTTCGTAGCAGATGAATGGCGCAACCTGGTAGCCCTTGGCCTGCAGCAGCGGCTGGTCCGACGGGCCACGGGCGAAGTCCGACATGGGCAGGTTGAAGAACTCGATCAGCCCACGGAGCATGTCCTGCAGCGGCACGTATTCGCCGAACGGCACCAGTTTCTGCTTGAGGTAGGTGCCATCGCCTTCGCCGGTCACGGTGATGCCGTTGTAGTAGCGGCGTTGGTGGTGCACCACTTCACGTACCGGCACGCCGGTGATCAGCGCCGAATGGCGGTCGGCGGCAAAGCGCCCCATCACATCGATGTAGCCCTGGGCCTGGTCCTTGAGCACCGGCACGGCGGTTTCCGGCCACACCAGCAGGTCCACGGGCTTGGAGGTGAAACTCATGTCGCGGTACAGCGTCAGTTGTGCGTCGATGTGCGCAGGGTCCCATTTCAGGTCCTGTTCGACGTTGCCCTGCAGGGCCGCGACCTTCAGCGGGTCGCCAGAAGGTTTGGTCCAGGCGTGGCCCTTCAGGGCCATGCCGATCCCCCAAGGCGCCACGAGCAGTACCAGGCCCGCCGCCAGGAACGATGGGCGGGCACGGAGGCGATGCAGGTTGCACAGCAGCGCCGCGCTCAATGCCAGGACAAAGGAAACCAGCCATACGCCCCCAAGTGGTGCCAGGCCTGCGAGTGGGCCGTCGAGCTGGCTGTAGCCAGCGTACAACCAGGGAAAACCGGTCAGGAACCAGCCGCGGAAGGCCTCTTGCAGCAGCCACAGGGCCGCGAAGCACAGGGCGTCGGCCAGCGGCGCCTCGTTGCGCCGCAGCCAGCGGGCCCACAGCCAGGCGGGCAGGGCGAAGAACCAGGCGAGGGCGGCGAAAAACGCCAGCAGCAAGGCGATAGCCAGCAGCGGCGAGGCGCCGCCGTAGGTGTTCATGCTGACGTAGATCCACCAGGTGCCAGCACCGTACAGGCCGAAACCGAACCACCAGCCGCGCCACATGGCCTGGCGTGGGCTGAGCTCACGCAGGCCGAGGTAGAGCATAGCGATCGACAGCAGCGCCAGCGGCCAGATGTCGAACGGCGCCAGGGCCAGGAGGGTCGATGCGCCAGCCGCCAGGGCCAGCAGGTTACCGGGCCAGCCGGGGCGGGTGATCCAACGCATGTTTGTCCTTAACGGGTGATCGGGGTCAGGCGCAGCAAGTGTATCCGCCGGCTGTCGGCATTGAGAATACGGAACTTGTAGGTGCCGATCTCGGTGGTCTCGTTGCGCTTGGGCAGGTGGCCGAAGGCACTCATCACCAGGCCGCCGACGGTGTCGAATTCGTCGTCGGAGAACTCGCAGTCGAAGAACTCGTTGAAGTTCTCGATCGGTGTCAGGGCCTTGATCAGGAAGTCACCGCTGGG contains:
- a CDS encoding IS110 family transposase, whose translation is MSAYAGIDVSKNTLQVALYPEASELCVTNDAAGLEVIAQHFKAHAVERVLVEATGGYEKLSIRLLAKAGLKVQRINPARARQFALAMGKRAKTDPIDARMLALFASALEDKHFVVPDEAREHLTELVNQRDSWSSNAMTIVAASSRPRCLLCWSTIKRSNRHYAS
- a CDS encoding transposase, which gives rise to MIKACDEQIAEQSRRVDADLFERLSEIKGVGNVTIASLFCYLPELGDLNRAQVAALAGVAPYNNDSGTKNGKRHVYGGRAKLRRAAYMCTLVMARVNPDFKARWARLRASGKPAKVALVACMRVLLVRLNAMVRDGTPWRDQPV
- the lnt gene encoding apolipoprotein N-acyltransferase; protein product: MRWITRPGWPGNLLALAAGASTLLALAPFDIWPLALLSIAMLYLGLRELSPRQAMWRGWWFGFGLYGAGTWWIYVSMNTYGGASPLLAIALLLAFFAALAWFFALPAWLWARWLRRNEAPLADALCFAALWLLQEAFRGWFLTGFPWLYAGYSQLDGPLAGLAPLGGVWLVSFVLALSAALLCNLHRLRARPSFLAAGLVLLVAPWGIGMALKGHAWTKPSGDPLKVAALQGNVEQDLKWDPAHIDAQLTLYRDMSFTSKPVDLLVWPETAVPVLKDQAQGYIDVMGRFAADRHSALITGVPVREVVHHQRRYYNGITVTGEGDGTYLKQKLVPFGEYVPLQDMLRGLIEFFNLPMSDFARGPSDQPLLQAKGYQVAPFICYEVVYPEFAAGLAARSDLLLTISNDTWFGTSIGPLQHLQMAQMRALEAGRWMIRATNNGVTALIDPFGRITAQIPQFQQAVLYGEVVPMQQLTPYLQWRSWPLAIVCALLLGWALMAGRVARTV